Proteins encoded by one window of Halosolutus gelatinilyticus:
- a CDS encoding sensor histidine kinase produces MDVYWTDHLYELLGVPPNEELPLDETINAYHEDDQSMIESVIEDAFDTGAPFTVEARFRPPGGEFRWIRVQADSEMKDGEVVAVRGALQDITERKKREELLKRRTRQQQAVADLGQFAFESNDLDELMHEASRQVAAVLDTTYCKVLELDDEDQEFLLREGVGWQESIVGETTVPAVEARSHAAYTLTTNRPIIVEDFETETRFNGPQLPTSDTIRSGISTIIGPPDDPWGVLGTHDTTWKTFTDEDIAFVQSVANVLAEAIEGQQYQRELEQLVADLEESNERLEQFAYAASHDLQEPLRMVSSYLQLIERRYDDELDEDGREFLEFAIDGADRMRAMIDGLLQYSRVETQGKPLEPIDLNDVVSDVCHDLDVRITESNADVQVEDLSRVVGDEHQLRQVFQNLLKNAIEYSGDTRPRVRIFNERNGTGWTVAVQDEGIGIDPANQDEIFEVFHRLNARNNRSGSGIGLALCERIVERHGGEIWVESEPGKGSTFSFTLPAAMDHE; encoded by the coding sequence ATGGACGTGTACTGGACCGACCATCTCTACGAACTTCTGGGAGTCCCCCCCAACGAAGAACTCCCGCTCGATGAAACCATTAACGCCTACCACGAGGACGACCAATCGATGATAGAAAGCGTCATCGAAGATGCGTTCGATACAGGTGCTCCTTTTACCGTGGAGGCTCGCTTTCGCCCTCCCGGCGGCGAGTTCCGCTGGATTCGGGTGCAAGCGGATTCAGAGATGAAAGACGGCGAGGTCGTTGCAGTCCGTGGGGCACTCCAGGATATTACTGAGCGGAAAAAACGCGAGGAGTTACTCAAACGCCGCACTCGACAACAACAAGCTGTGGCCGACCTCGGCCAATTCGCGTTCGAAAGCAACGACCTGGACGAACTCATGCACGAAGCATCTCGTCAAGTAGCGGCCGTTCTCGATACTACGTACTGTAAAGTGCTTGAGCTCGATGATGAGGATCAGGAATTCCTGCTTCGCGAAGGCGTCGGCTGGCAGGAAAGCATTGTCGGAGAGACAACGGTCCCAGCCGTCGAAGCCCGATCTCATGCTGCATATACGCTGACAACTAATCGCCCTATTATCGTCGAGGACTTCGAGACCGAAACACGGTTTAACGGTCCCCAGTTGCCGACGAGTGACACCATTCGCAGTGGTATTAGTACCATCATCGGCCCGCCAGACGACCCCTGGGGCGTGTTGGGTACTCACGACACCACTTGGAAAACGTTCACCGACGAAGACATCGCCTTCGTCCAAAGCGTTGCCAATGTCCTCGCTGAAGCGATCGAAGGGCAACAGTATCAGCGAGAACTCGAACAGTTGGTCGCCGATCTCGAGGAGTCGAACGAGCGCTTAGAGCAGTTCGCCTACGCCGCCTCACACGATCTGCAAGAACCTCTTCGTATGGTCTCGTCGTATCTCCAACTTATTGAACGTCGATATGACGACGAATTAGATGAGGATGGACGAGAGTTCCTCGAGTTCGCTATTGATGGGGCCGACCGGATGCGCGCGATGATTGATGGATTACTTCAGTATTCACGGGTCGAGACACAAGGAAAGCCGCTCGAACCGATCGATCTCAACGATGTGGTTTCGGACGTTTGCCACGATCTTGATGTTCGGATTACTGAGAGTAACGCTGACGTGCAGGTCGAGGACTTATCCCGCGTTGTAGGGGATGAACATCAATTACGGCAAGTGTTCCAGAACCTGCTGAAAAATGCGATCGAGTATAGCGGGGACACACGGCCTCGGGTACGGATTTTTAACGAGCGAAACGGCACGGGGTGGACTGTGGCAGTTCAAGACGAAGGCATCGGGATCGATCCTGCCAACCAAGACGAGATCTTCGAGGTGTTTCACCGTTTAAACGCGCGAAACAATCGGTCCGGGTCCGGAATCGGGTTAGCGCTCTGTGAGCGGATCGTCGAGCGCCACGGCGGCGAGATTTGGGTCGAGTCGGAACCAGGCAAGGGATCCACGTTTTCGTTTACGCTGCCGGCGGCAATGGACCACGAGTAA